The Deinococcus sp. KNUC1210 nucleotide sequence AGATGCCGACCATCGCGGGCATCTTCCTGAACCGTCTGAAGGTAAACATCGCCCTGGGAGCCGATCCGACCGTGGCGTATGGCCTGGGCAAAGACCTGAACCAGCTGGACCGCAGCGCCGGAGACTTCACCAAAGACACGCCCTATAACACCTACACCCGCAAAGGCCTGCCGGCTGGCCCGATCAACAACCCTGGTGAGGCCGCCCTGCTCAGCATCCTGAATTCGCGGCGGACGACGGCGACGGGCAAGCAGGCGCTGTATTTCGTGCACGGTCTGGACGGCAAGATTCACGTGAACTCGGACTACGCGTCTCACCTGCGCGACGTGGCCCGCTACCGCTGAAAGCCCTCACCTTCGGCGCTGCTAGACTGGCCCGCGTGCAGCAAAGATTGCTCTGGTATGTCTTCAAAGAGGTGGTTCCCTGGTATCTGGGCGGTGTGCTGCTGTTTCTCGCACTCCAGATGACCAATGCGCTCGCGACCACCGCCGGTCTGCTGATCTCTTACCGGGTGCCGTTTACAGAGGCCGCCTCGCTGTTCGGCAATCAGGTGCCTGGACTGCTGGGGCGCTGTATGGTGGTCGCGGTGCCGTTCGCGCTCCTGCTGGCCTTCGGGCGGCTCGCCAAGGACTCGGAATTCAAGGCGGCCAGGGCAGGCGGCGTGCGGCCCCTGTCGCTGCTGCTGCCGCTGCTCTTGCCCGCCCTCGCGCTCGGCGGTCTGATCTATTACAACTCGGGATGGCTGACGCCCCAGGGCCAGCAGAAGTGGTGGAACGCGTGGTACGGCGTGTACAACCAGTCGCCGCCGCCGCCCAGCACCGAAAAATACGCCTATGCCCAGGGCGACACCTTCTTTTCGGCGGGCCGCGTGCAGAACGACAGCGGCGGCACCCAGGCGCAACTGACGGGCGTGCTGGTGATTCAGGGCGACACGACCTACAGCGCATCCGTGGGCCGCTGGGACTCTGCCGCGCATACCTGGACGCTGCCGGGCGGCTCGCTGGTGGGGCCAGACGGCGTTCCCAGGGCCTTTACCAGCCCGGTGACGCTGCCACAGCGCGACGTGCTCCGCAAACCCACCACGCCGCTGGACCAGAGTGCGACGCCGGATCTTCGCCAGCAGCTCGCGGTGCTCCGGGCACAGAGTCCGCTCCCCACCGAGGGCAGCCGCAGTGTGGCCTTTGAACTGGCGCACCGGGTGGCCGACGCGTTCACGCCGTTCGTCTTCGTGCTGGCGGCGGGTGCGCTGGGGCTGCTGCTCAGCAACCGCGCCTGGGCCGCCGCCGGGGTGATCCTGTTCATCTTCGGCTTCTATGTGCTCTGGAGCACCGCGCCCGAACTGGCCCGAACGGGGGCCATGTCGCCCACGGTGGCGGCATGGTTTCCAAATGTGGTGTTTCTGCTGCTGGGCAGCGTGCTGGCCTGGCGGCTGAGATGAGGCGAACCCGATGAGGCTGCGCCGCTTCGACCGCTACGTACTCGAAGAAATCCTGCCCTACCTGTACTCGGGGCTGGCGGTAGTGATTCTGCTGCTGCTGCTGGCGGCGTTACAGGCAGTCATTGCGCCGCTGCTCGCCAAAGGAGCCGCGCCCATGCTGGTGCTGCGGCTGGTGGCGCTTCAGGTACCGGAGGCGGTGTCGCGGGGGCTACCCATCGCGCTGCTGTTCGCGGCGATGCTGGGGCTGTCGCGCCTCTCCGCCGACGCCGAACTCAAGGCGGCACAGTCGGGCGGTCTGCCCGGTACGCGGCTGTTCTGGCCGGTGCTGCTGCTGTCGCTGGGTGTGGCGCTCTTCAGCTTCACGGTGGCCGAGACGCTGGTGCCGCGTGCCAAGGTGCAGAGCCTGACGGTGCAGCGCGACATCGTGCTCGACAACCCGCGTGTGCTGGGCCTTGGACAGAGCGGCGTGGTGCTTCAGGACGCACTGGGCCGGGCCATCAGCGTGGCGAAGGTGGGCACGAGCGGCGAACTGGAGGGCCTGCGCATCGTGACGCTCAGGGGCGGCCAGAGTGCCCGAGAGGTGATGACGGCGCGGCGCGGCACCCTCAAGGGCAGCGTGCTGACGCTGTACGACGGGCAGCGCATCACGTATCAGGATGCCCGCCCGGTCACGGTGGTGCGCTTTCAGAGCGGCACGCTGCCGGTGCAGGACGTGCAGGCCAGTCTGAACCCCGACGATACCCTGCTGCCGATCTACAAGCCGCTGCCCGAACTGCTTGCCAGCGTGCGCGAACTGCGGGCGCAGGGCATCAGCGCACCGCGTGAATTCACGGCGCTCCAGCGCAAGTTTGCCGAACCCCTGGCAGCGGTCACGATGGCCTTTTTCGCGGTGGCCCTGAGCGTCTTTTCGTTCCGCAGCGGCGTGAATATCGGGCTGGTGTGGGTGCTGCTGCTGACATTCGCGTATTACGCCACCTGGAGTGTCTTCCGGATCATGGGCGAAACCGGGGCGATTGCGCCGGAACTGGCCGCCTGGACACCTACGCTGATGTACCTGCTGGCAGGGCTGTGGCTGCTCTGGGCAGCGGCGCGGCGCTGACAGACTGTTGATTCTCAAGGTTGATTCTGCCCACTCTTAAAAGAGCCCAGCCTGTTTATGTTGTATGCCGCGCCGATTGTGTCTGAGTCCGCCTTTGCTTGCTCCAATGCTTCTTCACCTTGCATTCATGCCGCCCGCACTGTGCCTACACTAAGAACGCCATGAATCGCCCTCCTACTGACATCGTGACCCTGCGCGTGGCTCACTGCCGCGCCGAACACGCCGCCCACGGAGAGCAATACCACCTTGCTGTCATGCATTACCGCACCTGTCTGGAGGCAGCCGAGCGCCGCGAAGACTGTCAGGCGGTGCGCTTCTTCGCGCTGAGGCTGGCCGACTGTTATGAACAGATGGGCCTGCTGCACAAGGCGCAGGAATTTCGCGAGCTGGGAGACTGCGAAGGCGGCTCGCTGCTGTCGTAGCACGGCTGTTGCAGTACCGCGCAAAAGGAACTCCGGGCCGCTCGAATGCTGCGGCCCGGACCTTCCTCTCCGATCTCCCGACTGCTTACTTTCCGGCCTGACTGAGTTTCAGGTAATACGCGCTCGTCTTGTCGTTCGGGTCGGCTTTCACGGCCATGCCATACGACACGGCAGCGGCGGCATAGTTTTTGTTCTCGTACTGCACGCGGCCCAGCCAACTCCAGGCCTTGCCGTAGCCCGGCGCAGCATTGACCGCCGTCTGAAAGCCTGCCTCGGCTGCGGCCTTGTCGCCCGCCTGATACTTGGCGTAGGCGTCGCGGAAGGCCTTGGCGGCGGGCAGTCCGACCTGTGCGCCCTCAGCGGCGAGGCCCTGGTTGTAGCGGTCGCTGGCGCTGGCTCCCGGCAGATTCACCGCTGCGTCATAGGCGGCTTTTGCGCTGGCAGCGTCGTTCAGTTCCAGGGCCAGCCGCCCCTCTTCGCGCCACGCCTCGATAAAGTTGGGGGCCGCCGAGGTTGCCGATTTGAAGCCGTTCAGGGCTGCCTGCTTGCTGCCCGCATCCAGATTCTGATAGGCGCGGCTGAAGGCGGTGGTGGCGGCTGGGCCGTATTTTCCGGCATTCTGGGCCACGCCCAGGAAATAGCTCGCCACCTTGTCCGAGGGCCGAAGCTGGAGCGCCTGCTGGTACTGCGCCACTGCTGGAGCGAACTGTCCGCTTTCCAGGGCGACACGGCCCGCCCACAGCGCACAGTCGGCGTTCTGGGGGTCGAGGGTCTGGCAGCGGGCAAACGGAGCCAGTGCATTTCTGATATCGCCCCGTGCGTAGGCCGCGTAGCCCAGGTTGTACTGCGCCACTGCCGCCGCTTTCATGGCCTGCACGTCCGAGGGCTGCACCTTCAGATAGGCGTCCCAGGCGGTCTCGGCCTGCTTCCAGAATCCCACGTCGCTGTAGATCTGGGCGCGGAGTTGCAGCGCTGCCGGGTTGCTCGGATCGGCGCGAACGGCGATTTCGGCAGCGTCGGCAGCGGCTTTCCAGGCCAGATCGTCGATATGGTTGCTGCTGCTTTTGGTGCGGGCCTGCTGCACCAGGTCGCGGGCGGCAGCCAGCAGCGCGGCGGGATCGCCGGTCGGCGTGACAGGTGTGGCCTGCACCGGGGCTGTGGTGGTCGTGGTCGTCGTGGTGGTGGTGGTGCTCTGGGCCTGAGCCGTTCCCAGAAGCAGCGCCGCGAGTAGAAGCCGGACAGCAGGAGTCATACTTCACAGCACCACACGCGCATGAGAGGCAACCCGCGCCCCGCTGATGCGCGTCTTCAGACTTGACGGCGCAGGCAGCAACGAACACGAGAGATCGGCGTGCCTGAGGCGCTGCCGATCTCTCGTTGGTGAAGGAAGCTAGAACTGCAGGCTGTAGCTGTCGCCGCCCGAGTCCTGACAGCTGCCGATCCCGTGCCGCTGGTCGTCTATCTGGAAGGTGCAGGTGAGCGTCTGGACCGCCTGCCCGTCTGTGGGAGCGGTCTTGGCGATCAGGTTGCCGGGGCGGGTCAGGTTGGCTGCCGAGGGAAGCTGGCCGCTGAGAGAGCCGTAAGGCCCACCCTGCCACCCGGAGGGCCAGAAGGACGGATCGCCATATCCCACCGTGAAGCCGAGATTCGCACCGCTGCTGCCCAGCACGGTGTAACGCCCGCTGAAAACCCGCTCCCCGATGGTCAGCCGGACATTGTCCGGATCGGTGGGCAGCATGGCGCGGTCCTGAAAATTCCCTATAAAGGCGACTGTTCCCTCGACTCCGGTCTTGACATTGACGATGCGTCCGCCCGTGCCCTGCAGGGTGGGAGCGCAGGCGGCGAGCAGAAACGCGGCGGCAGCGATGGGGAGAAGGCGGTTCATGCTTCAGGGTAGCGCCGGGCGAGTGGAAATACCTGAGAAGCTTGCCCGGCGCACATTCACCTACACCGGCAACCCGTCAGCGCTCGGCCAGCCAGTCCGCCACATCCAGCGCGTGATAGGTCATGATGGCGTCGGCCCCCGCACGGCGAAAGGCGATCATGGTTTCCAGCACGGTGCGGCGCTCGTCGAGCATCCCCGCAGCCACGGCTGCCTTGATCATCGCGTACTCGCCCGACACGTTGTAGGCGACCAGCGGCAGGTCGAAGGCGTCACGGATCACCCGGATCACGTCGAGGTAGGGCAGGCCCGGCTTGACCATCAGGTAATCGGCTCCCTGCTCGGCGTCGAGCCGTGCTTCGCGCAGCGCTTCGCGGTAGCCGCCTGCCGGGTCCATCTGGTAGCTCGCGCGGTCCCCGAAACTGGGCGTGCTGCCCGCCGCCTCACGAAAGGGGCCGTAGTAGCCGCTGGCGTACTTGACCGCGTAGCTCATGACCGGAACGTGGCTGAAGCCCGCTGCGTCGAGCGCTGTCCGGATGGCTGCCACCTGTCCGTCCATCATGGCGCTCGGAGCCACCACGTCGGCCCCTGCCCTCGCCTGACTCACGGCGGTCTGGGCCAGCAGCGTCAGGGCCGCGTCGTTATCCACCGTCAGCTCACCGCCCACCTCGCACAGCGGCCCGCAGTGCCCGTGGTCGGTGTACTCGCACAGGCAGGTATCGGCGATGATGGTGATGTCGGCGTAGGCAGCTCGGATGGCCCGAATCGCCACCTGCACGATGCCCTGATCGGCGTAGGCCTGCGAGCCCTGCGCGTCTTTGTCGTCGGGAACGCCGAACAACACGATGCTCCTGACGCCCTTGTCCCGCGCCTCGCCCACCCGCTTCACGGCCCCGGCCAGACTGTAGCGAAGCACGCCCGGCATGGTGCTGATCGTCTGATCGTCCTCGCCTTCGTGGACGAACATCGGATAGATCAGGTTGGCGGGCGACAGCGAAATTTCGCGGGTCAGGGCGCGGAGCGCGGGCGTGCGGCGCAGGCGGCGCGGACGGTCGAACGTGCTGGACATGCCCACAGGCTAGTGCAGCGAGGCCGGGACAAATGGGGAGTTGAGAAGGAACAAGGAACACGGCGAAGTGCAGGCCAGCTGCCGCGCTTTCCCGGCTACACCCGCTCGATCACGGTGGCGATGCCCTGCCCGACACCGATGCACATGGTCGCCAGCCCCAGTGTGCCGCCGCCGCGCTCCAGCTCATGCAGCAGCGTGGTCAGCAGCCGCGCTCCGCTGCACCCCAGCGGATGTCCGATGGCGATGGCTCCGCCGTTCGGATTCAGCCGCTCGTCTTCCGGCGCGACCTTCAGATCGTGCAGCACCGCCAGTGCCTGCGCCGCAAACGCTTCGTTCAGTTCGATGGCGTGCAGGTCGGCCACGCTCAGGCCCGCCCGTTCCAGCGCCTTCCGGGTAGCCGGAACCGGCCCGATGCCCATGATGCGCGGCGGCACCCCGGCGACAGCAAAACTGCGGACCACAGCCCGAATGCTCAGCCCGTGCGCCTCGGCAAAGTCCCGGCTCGTCAGTGCCAGGGCTGCTGCTCCGTCGTTCAGGCTGCTGCTGTTGCCCGCCGTGACGCTGCCACCCTTGCGGAAGACCGGACGTAGCGCAGCCAGCGCTTCCAGCGTGGTATCCGGGCGCGGGCCTTCGTCGCGGTTCACTGTGACACTGCCCTTTCGGCCTGCCACTTCCACGCCCACGGTTTCACGCTCGAATCGGCCTTCCGACTGCGCCCGCACTGCCTTCTGGTGGCTGTGCAGCGCATAGGCGTCCTGCGCCTCCCGCGAAATGTCGTACTCCTCGGCCAGATGTTCGGCGGTTTCGCCCATCGCGTCCACGCCGTACATCTCGCGCATCAGCGGATTGATGA carries:
- a CDS encoding LptF/LptG family permease, with the protein product MQQRLLWYVFKEVVPWYLGGVLLFLALQMTNALATTAGLLISYRVPFTEAASLFGNQVPGLLGRCMVVAVPFALLLAFGRLAKDSEFKAARAGGVRPLSLLLPLLLPALALGGLIYYNSGWLTPQGQQKWWNAWYGVYNQSPPPPSTEKYAYAQGDTFFSAGRVQNDSGGTQAQLTGVLVIQGDTTYSASVGRWDSAAHTWTLPGGSLVGPDGVPRAFTSPVTLPQRDVLRKPTTPLDQSATPDLRQQLAVLRAQSPLPTEGSRSVAFELAHRVADAFTPFVFVLAAGALGLLLSNRAWAAAGVILFIFGFYVLWSTAPELARTGAMSPTVAAWFPNVVFLLLGSVLAWRLR
- a CDS encoding LptF/LptG family permease is translated as MRLRRFDRYVLEEILPYLYSGLAVVILLLLLAALQAVIAPLLAKGAAPMLVLRLVALQVPEAVSRGLPIALLFAAMLGLSRLSADAELKAAQSGGLPGTRLFWPVLLLSLGVALFSFTVAETLVPRAKVQSLTVQRDIVLDNPRVLGLGQSGVVLQDALGRAISVAKVGTSGELEGLRIVTLRGGQSAREVMTARRGTLKGSVLTLYDGQRITYQDARPVTVVRFQSGTLPVQDVQASLNPDDTLLPIYKPLPELLASVRELRAQGISAPREFTALQRKFAEPLAAVTMAFFAVALSVFSFRSGVNIGLVWVLLLTFAYYATWSVFRIMGETGAIAPELAAWTPTLMYLLAGLWLLWAAARR
- a CDS encoding tetratricopeptide repeat protein, whose product is MTPAVRLLLAALLLGTAQAQSTTTTTTTTTTTAPVQATPVTPTGDPAALLAAARDLVQQARTKSSSNHIDDLAWKAAADAAEIAVRADPSNPAALQLRAQIYSDVGFWKQAETAWDAYLKVQPSDVQAMKAAAVAQYNLGYAAYARGDIRNALAPFARCQTLDPQNADCALWAGRVALESGQFAPAVAQYQQALQLRPSDKVASYFLGVAQNAGKYGPAATTAFSRAYQNLDAGSKQAALNGFKSATSAAPNFIEAWREEGRLALELNDAASAKAAYDAAVNLPGASASDRYNQGLAAEGAQVGLPAAKAFRDAYAKYQAGDKAAAEAGFQTAVNAAPGYGKAWSWLGRVQYENKNYAAAAVSYGMAVKADPNDKTSAYYLKLSQAGK
- the hemB gene encoding porphobilinogen synthase, which produces MSSTFDRPRRLRRTPALRALTREISLSPANLIYPMFVHEGEDDQTISTMPGVLRYSLAGAVKRVGEARDKGVRSIVLFGVPDDKDAQGSQAYADQGIVQVAIRAIRAAYADITIIADTCLCEYTDHGHCGPLCEVGGELTVDNDAALTLLAQTAVSQARAGADVVAPSAMMDGQVAAIRTALDAAGFSHVPVMSYAVKYASGYYGPFREAAGSTPSFGDRASYQMDPAGGYREALREARLDAEQGADYLMVKPGLPYLDVIRVIRDAFDLPLVAYNVSGEYAMIKAAVAAGMLDERRTVLETMIAFRRAGADAIMTYHALDVADWLAER
- a CDS encoding acetyl-CoA C-acyltransferase, coding for MPQAVIVSAVRTPVGRYGGGLSSVRPDDLGAVALREVLVRSGLDAASIEDVYLGCANQAGEDNRNVSRMSLLLAGLPYSVPGATINRLCGSGLDAVNTAVKSILSGEGHAYLAGGVESMSRAPLVQAKPEKAFQNGNQTLYDSTLGWRFINPLMREMYGVDAMGETAEHLAEEYDISREAQDAYALHSHQKAVRAQSEGRFERETVGVEVAGRKGSVTVNRDEGPRPDTTLEALAALRPVFRKGGSVTAGNSSSLNDGAAALALTSRDFAEAHGLSIRAVVRSFAVAGVPPRIMGIGPVPATRKALERAGLSVADLHAIELNEAFAAQALAVLHDLKVAPEDERLNPNGGAIAIGHPLGCSGARLLTTLLHELERGGGTLGLATMCIGVGQGIATVIERV